GTACGCCGGCAGGAGGACCTTTGATAACAATATCGAAAGCCTGCAGTGCTGCTACCATGCGGGCGTAAGGAGGGTTGGCTGACTTATAAAAGGGCTGCGCATGTCGCGCTTCATGATGCAGTGGGGCAAAATACTCCTTCCCTATCTCAAGGCAACCTCTAAAAATTTGGGATTTTTCCCGCAGTAAGGAAGGCCGGGAAGAAAAAAGCGGAGCATATACGATAGTGTGTGAGCATTTTTATTCACGTAACTACGCAGAGTCCGGGGAAAAGATCATTTTGTAGAGGTTGCCTCAAAAAAGAGGCTTGCCGGTCATCTCAGAGGGCTGGGGTAGTCCCATGAGCTTAAGGACAGTCGGCGCGACGTCGTCAAGCCCGCCGTCCTTGAGCCTCGTCCCTTTCATATCCGGGTCTACCATTATGAACGGAGCAAGGTTCGTTGTGTGGGCCGTATGGGCCTCGCCGCTCGAAGGGTCTTTCATCTGCTCGGCGTTACCGTGGTCGGCGGTTATCAAAACCGACCAGCCGTTTTCAAGGGCCGCCCCGGTCACGATGCCCAGGGCCCGGTCCACCGCCTCGCAGGCCTTGATCGCGGCATCCAGGATCCCGGTATGGCCGACCATGTCACAGTTCGCGAAATTCATCAGCATGAAGGAATAGCGCCCCTCCCTTATCTTGAGTGAAGCGGCCTCGGCTATCTCAAGGGCCCTCATCTCGGGCTTTTTGTCGTATGTCGGCACATCCTGCGCCGACGGGATAAGGAGCCTCTCCTCGCCTTCGAACGGCTCTTCCCTGCCGCCGTTAAAGAAAAAGGTCACATGGGCGTACTTCTCGGTCTCGGACACCCTGAACTGCTTAAGCCCCCTGGTAGAGAGGACGTCCGCCAGTATGTTCCGGAGCGCCTGAGGAGCAAAAAGGACCGGAAGCCCGAGCCTTTGGTCGTATTCGGTCATGCAGACGAATCTCGAAAGGGCGCGTCTCGCCTTCCTCTCGAAGCCGGTAAAGCCCTCGTCCACGAAGGCCCTTGTTATCTCCCTTGCCCTGTCCGACCTGAAATTGAAAAAGAGGACGGCGTCTCCGTCCGAGACCGGGGCTACGGGCCTTCCTTCCCGGACCAGCACCGTAGGCTGGACGAACTCGTCAGTTTCATTCCTGGAGTAAGCCGCCTTCACGGCCTCGAGAGGGTCTTCGGCGATTGCTCCGGCTCCCTCCGCAATCGCTTCATACGCCTTCTTTACGCGCTCCCACCTGTTGTCCCGGTCCATAGCGTAATACCTGCCGCACACGGTGGCCACCCTGGCAGGCGATTTGTTCTTCGCAAGGTATGAAAGGAGCGACTCCATGTAGAGAGCGCCGCTCGATGGAGGAGTGTCCCTGCCGTCGAGTATAGCATGTATGTAGATCCTCTCCACACCCTTTCTCTTGAAGATGTCGAGCAGGCCGAAGAGGTGCTCTATATGGCTGTGCACCCCGCCGTCCGAGAGAAGGCCCATAAGATGGAGCGCGCTGCCCCTCCGTTTGAGCTCGCTTGCGAGTTCTCCGATCATGGGGCGGGATTCAAGCTCGCCTTCCTTTATGGCCCTGGATATCCTTACGAGCTCCTGGTATACGATCCTTCCCGCGCCCATTGTGAGATGGCCGACCTCGGAATTCCCCATCTGCCCCTCAGGGAGGCCCACTGAAAATCCGGAGGTGTCTATTGACGACACGGGATATTCCCGGACCAGCCGGTCATAATTGGGGGTCGAGGCCAGGAGCACGGCATTCGAGTCGTTCTCGGGGTTGATGCCCCATCCGTCGAGCACGATCAGGCAGACCTTTTTCAAATCCAGTTCTCCTGCTTTTTTTGAGGGGGGATAAACAGAGCACGGGGTCAGGCAGTATGACTTTCCGGGCAACTCGTCCGGAAGGGACGCTAGCCGGTTGCGCGGCCCGGCCTTCAGGCGGCTGGGCTCAGAAGAGCTTTCTCAGGGCCGGGGCCCTGTGCTGGGACT
This sequence is a window from Deltaproteobacteria bacterium. Protein-coding genes within it:
- the gpmI gene encoding 2,3-bisphosphoglycerate-independent phosphoglycerate mutase: MDLKKVCLIVLDGWGINPENDSNAVLLASTPNYDRLVREYPVSSIDTSGFSVGLPEGQMGNSEVGHLTMGAGRIVYQELVRISRAIKEGELESRPMIGELASELKRRGSALHLMGLLSDGGVHSHIEHLFGLLDIFKRKGVERIYIHAILDGRDTPPSSGALYMESLLSYLAKNKSPARVATVCGRYYAMDRDNRWERVKKAYEAIAEGAGAIAEDPLEAVKAAYSRNETDEFVQPTVLVREGRPVAPVSDGDAVLFFNFRSDRAREITRAFVDEGFTGFERKARRALSRFVCMTEYDQRLGLPVLFAPQALRNILADVLSTRGLKQFRVSETEKYAHVTFFFNGGREEPFEGEERLLIPSAQDVPTYDKKPEMRALEIAEAASLKIREGRYSFMLMNFANCDMVGHTGILDAAIKACEAVDRALGIVTGAALENGWSVLITADHGNAEQMKDPSSGEAHTAHTTNLAPFIMVDPDMKGTRLKDGGLDDVAPTVLKLMGLPQPSEMTGKPLF